The region AATCGTAAACTTAAAAGTGCCAAACGCCTGCCTGAGATTGTCAGCGTTTTCGCGAGACACGGTTTCGGGCATATTCTCTCTCAAATTTTTGAGCGGGGTCGGACAAGACGTTTCAGTCTCAGAAGCGCGTTCACGCGGAGGGCAAGAGGCGGTAGCCACCCCCAGAAATCAAGATGGTGGCGTTTCCGAAGGGCAAAAAAGGATTCAGACGAAAACAGTTCAGGGACACTGCTGTCTGTGCCAGAACGGTTGCGGCTTGCGTTTGAAGAGTTGGGACCGACGTTTGTTAAATTAGGTCAAGTGCTCAGTACCCGCGTGGACATTCTTTCCGAACTTGTTGGGCAAGAAGAAGCGTTGGCATGGAGCACCGAGTTTCAGAAATTGCAGCGACATGCACAACCCTTTGATTTTTCAGAGGTTCGCACGACGATTGAACAGGAATTCAAAGCACCGCTTGAGAAAGTGTTTTCGACTTACGAACAACAACCGTTTGCGGCGGCTTCAATTGCTCAGGTGCATGCAGCAACGTTAGAAACAGGTGAATCGGTAGTCGTTAAAGTCCAACGTCCACGTGTAGCAACGATTATTCAGACGGATCTTAATCTATTGATGGAGTTAGCCGAACGGCTTGAAAACCGGGACCCAGAGATGCACCTCTTTAAACCGACTGAGCTTGTTCGGGAGTTCTCACGCTCAATTCGGAAGGAGATCGATTTTACAATCGAGGCAACAAATACAGATGCTTTCTACCAGAGATTCGCAACGTCATCAAAGGTAAAGATTCCCAGAGTCCACTGGGATTTCACGAATCGCCGTGTTTTGACGTTGGAAAGGATTGATGGTGTGCCAATCAACGCCATCGCTGAACTGGACGAGATGGGATTTGATCGGACGGAACTCGCTGAAACACTTGTAGAGATGTTCTATACGCAAGTCCTGAGCGATGGGTTTTTCCATGCGGATCCGCATCCTGGGAATGTCTTCGTTTTAGAAGATGGACGGATCGGATTGGTTGACTTCGGCATGGTTGGCAGAATAAGCGACGATATGTTGCGGTATATCTGTAATTGGTTGAGTGCCGTGTTAACTAAAGATGTAGACGCTGTGGTCAGAAGCTACATTCGGATGGGCATTTTGGGGGATGAAACAGACATCGCAGCTTTAAAGTTGGAAATGAACGACTTCTTGGAACGTTACTTCAATATGCCGCCGAGCAGGCTCCGTCTCGGAGAGGTAATTCACGAAGTCTTTAACGCATCATTGCGGCATCAAATCCATGTGCCGCCAGCGTTTTTGATGCTCGGTAAAACGGTCGCAACGGTTGAATCAGTCGTGATGAAACTAAACCCTGATTTCAATATCTTAGAATTCAGTGAACCGTATATTTCGCAATTGCTCGTCCAAAACTTTGGGAGCAAAAGGTGGGAGCGGCAGCTCGCGGATTCTGTGGAAGATTTCACAGAACTTGCACGCGACATGCCGCTTCACTTGCACCGTATCCTCCAAAAATTACAGCGAGGTTCTCTCAAATTTGAGTTAGAACATTTAAGTCTCGAAGCGGTGATTAAAGCCTTCGATCGGGTTATCAATCGGGTTGCTTTCAGCCTTATTATCGCTTCACTGATCGTCGGCTCGTCAATCATCCTACAAGGTGTTGAAATCTGGGAATGGAAGTTTTTTCTTGGGATTATGGGCTATTTGACCGCGACGTTTTTTGGATTCGGATTGGTAATTTCTATTTTGCGGTCGGGTCGCTTCTAATTTTTCGTATATTCGCATTGCGAGAAGGGTTGTTAGTAGGGGCGAGGTTTCCTCGTCCGCAGTCCGCACGGGTTGGGGGATTTGGTCTTTGAATAGACCAAATCCATTCCTTGTATTACATTCCCAACCCCTACAAACAAAAAGGGGTCAATTATGGCAATTCTACTCGGATTAGATGTCGGTGATACACGTATTGGCGTGGCACTCAGTGACGAACTTGGTGTCGCAGCACACCCACTGTGTACACTCACCCGAAAAAATCGGAAGGTTGATTTAATTGCTATCTCTGATCTCGTTTCCATTCACAAGGTGGAATGCGTTGTTATCGGTTTGCCCATCTCTCTTGATGGCTCTATCGGCGCACAGGCGGAGAAGGTTCAGAAGTTTGCAAAACGCTTAGAACATGTAATTGACATCCCAATTGAATTTCAGGATGAACGTTTTACAACCGCTGAGGCAGAAGAAATTTTGCATGAACTTAACAAAGACGCAAAAGCACAGAAAGAACTTATCGATGAGGTGTCAGCAGTGGTTATCCTTGACGACTACTTGAATCGCGGTCAGGAGATCAATTCTACGGCACCCACGGAGGATTCTTGATTCCTCCATTCCAGTGTAAAGGGTTTGTTTTTACAATTCTTATCAATAGAAAGTCGCGATCGGGAGATCAATCCTACGGGACGTATGGGGTCAATCAAAAAAACACGAAACATTAAAAAGATAGTTATACTAACACTGTGTAGTCTCGGTGCACTTTGCCTCACTGTTCTGTTGATTGGAATGTTTCTGGTGTTACCACCAACGTCTTCAGAAGAGGTCGTCAACTTTGACGTGCCAACGGGTAGTAGCTCACAAGCAATAGCAAAGCGGTTGATTGAAGAAAAGTTAATACGGAGCGAACATGCTTTCCGCCTCGTTGTCCGATATAGAGGGACCGGCAGACATCTAAAAGCTGGAACTTATGTGTTGCGGCGGAATATGGCGTTGTGGGACATCCTCAACGCATTTGAAAAGGGACAGGTTACGCTAATTAGTTGGACGGTGCCAGAGGGTTTAACGGTATCCGCCATCGCTGAACTTTGGAAAACAGCAGGTCTTGGTACAACTCAGGCATTTCAGGACGCTGCTGAATTGCCTCGTTTGTTGGAGCGATACGGACTGGCAGATAAAACAGTGGAGGGCTACCTGTTCCCGAACACCTACAAGTTCGCGAAAGGTACGAGCGCAGAGAAGGTTGTTGAGATGATGCTCAATGAATTCAAACAGAGGTGGACAGACGCATTCGACGAGGACGCACGAAATTTAGGGCGCACCCGTCACGAAATTGTAACACTTGCTTCTATCATTGAAAAGGAAGCACAATCTGAATCGGAACGTCCGCGTATTTCGAGCGTTTTTCATAACCGACTCAGGCGTAAGTGGAGGCTTCAGGCAGATCCGACGGTGCTTTACGCCTTAGGAAACCCAGAAAGACTCTTAACTAAAGGCGATTTGAGGGTTGATTCGCCCTATAATACTTACATGCATAAGGGTTTACCACCCGGTCCCATTGCAAATCCGGGTATTGATTCAATCATAGCGGCATTGCGTCCCGAAAAAACGGATTATCTCTATTTCGTGGCGATAGGCGAGGGAAAGCACCACTTTTCAAAGACGCTTTCAGAACATAATAGAATGATACGAAAAATACGGCGTGCCTCGGAATAGCAGTCGGTTTTCAGCAAAAGAGGTATTGGTTAAGCGAAAACCTCTTGCTGATAGCTGATGATTTCTGATAACCGACGACTAAATAAAAAGAAAGTGACAAAAGCGAATGGCAAAAGCTGATTCACAGCAAACAATTCAAAACGAAATAACAATGACAGGCAAAGGGTTAATGTTAGGGGAACCTGTGACATTAACTCTAAAACCAGCACCAGCGGATTCCGGCATTGTCTTTCGGCGTGTGGATATGGAAGGCATGCCAGAAGTAGAGGTGTGCCCAGAGAACTGGGCAGATATTCTGCCGCGATGCACCAGTTTACGCAGTGGTGATACAACGGTTAGTAGTGTTGAACACCTTCTTTCTGCACTCGGTGGCCTCGGTATTGACAATGTGACAGTGGAATTGGATGCCCCGGAACCTCCTGGGCTTGATGGTAGTGCCCTGCCGTATGTGGAAAATATTCAAGCGACAGGGCTTGTTTCACAAGATGCGCCACGGAATTTTATTGAGATCACGGAACCCTTCGCGCTCTCCGAAGGTGATAGGCAGCTCGTTCTGTTACCCGCCGACGCACTGGAAGTCACATTCGTTTACGCACACCCGCAAACCACGCCTCAAGTTGCGACATTCAAAATAACTCCGGAATCATACGCACATGACATCGCGCCAGCTCGAAGTTTCTGTTTCGAGAATGAAATTGAAGCACTTCAAGCACTCGGTATAGGGAAAGGGGCAAGCTATGACAATGTGCTCGTCATCAATGAGGCAGGTGAACCGAGCACCCCCTTACGATTTGAAGACGAGTTCGTCCGACATAAAATTCTTGATCTGATCGGTGATCTTTATTTAGCTGGACACTTACCAAAGGCACATGTCATGGCAACGCGAACGGGGCATACATTCCATGCGGAATTTGTGCGTGCCCTTGCTGAGGCAGGGCACCTTGAACAGCCTCTTGTTCAAGAGCCTATTGAGGTAATGGATATCTACGACGTATTACCCCATCGGCATCCGATGTGCATGGTTGATAGAGTCATTGAACATGAAAGTAAAAAACGCGCGGTTGGCATCAAGAATGTGACCTATAACGAACCGATTTTTGAGGGACATTTCCCGACGCAACCTGTGATGCCGGGCGTACTACAGATTGAAGCACTCGCACAACTTGCAGCGTGGCTCGTGCTTCGGGACATCGGTAAGGAAGGCGAACTTGGCTATTTTCGTTCGATTAACAAGGCAACATTCCGACGCGCTGTCATTCCGGGCGACCAACTTCGATTGGAAATAGAAGTTGCCCAACTACGGAGCAGGCTTGCACGCATCGAAGGACGCGTTTATGTAGGAGACGAACTTGCCACAGAGGCTGAGTTGTCAATCGTATTAGCATCTGTCTGACTTATGGTTGTCAGTTATCGGTTATCAGTTAAAGATGCTTCGCAGTGAGAACTCGTAACAACCATCCCTCTTGGAATACATCAAGAAAACAGAAGATTGTTATAGAAAACCTCTTAACTCTCACTGCGAGGCAAACTGGTAACTGAAAACTGAAAACCATCAAACGGAGGGAAATCTGTGTTAGAAACCAACATTCATCCTACGGCTATTATCTCTCCAAAAGCGACGTTGGAAGAGGGAGTTAAAGTCGGTGCCTACAGTCTCGTCGGTGAAGATGTTCATATTGGACGCGGGACCGTGATCGGTCCGCATGTTCAGATTGAGAAGTGGACGATTATCGGTGAAGAATGCAAAATCTATTTCGGTGCTACCATCGGCAACGAATCTAAAGATTTGAAGTACGGGGGTTGGCGGAGTTATGTGAAAATTGGGAATCGCAATATACTACGCGAGTACGTCTCCATTTCCAGATCAACCTTTGAAGACGGGTCAACTATCGTCGGTGATAACAATTTGCTGATGAATTGGGTTAACCTTGCCCACGACACTATCGTCGGCAATAGAACAATCATGGCAAACTTTGTCTCACTTGCGGGGCATGTCACAATTGAAGATGACGTTCGGCTTGGCGCACACGCAGCATTGCATCAATATGTACGCGTCGGCAAAATGGCAATGGCAGGAGGTTTTTCAAAGATCGTTCAAGATATTCCACCTTTCGCCCTCTCCGCCGGACAACCGGCGCGTGTTCGCAGTCTCAACCGTATTGGCATCCGAACATCGCGGATTAATCCGTTGTCACAACTGACTGATGAAACGCTTGCGGCGTTAAAGAAGGCATTTCGCATCTTGTTCCGCTCCGGTCTACCTCTCAAACATGCCGTCGCCAGAGTCAAGGAGGAACTTGAAGCGACCCCCGAAGTCGAATATCTACTCGAATTTATCGAAACATCTAAACGTGGTATCGGATTTAGCCAACCGAATCGTACTCTGAGCGGTTAGTCTTTGGTTTCGCAGCAGATTGAAACTATACACGGAGCGAAAGCGTGGAAAAATTGGGTATTATTGCGGGTGCAGGTGAGCTGCCGGTGCTATTAGCATACGCCGCTGTTGCCCATGAACGACACCCCGTTATCATCCAGATCACAAAGTCCGACCCGCAACGCTTTGCTGAAATTGCCTGTGAACTCCACACCTATGGGGTGGGCCAGATTCAAAAGATTACTCGAACACTCCTCAATTCAGGCGTAAAAGAGGTTGTGATTATTGGGAAAGTCGAAAAAAATATTCTCCTTCGTCCATTTCAAATTGATACCACCACCATTAAAATCTTAGTACAGAATCGACGCGAAAAACCTACCGCAATCGTCAACGCAGCACTCAATCACCTTGAATCCGCTGGACTTACTATCCTCCGCCAAGACCAGTACCTCCATCACCTTCTTCCACAACCCAGTGTTTTAACAACACGACAACCAACAGCACATCAATGGGCAGATATTGAACTCGGTATCAGCACCGCTCGCCAAATAGCAAACATGGATATAGGACAAACAGTTGTCGTTCAAAATCAGATTGTGCTTGCTATGGAAGCCATTGAAGGGACGGATGCAACTATTCAGAGGGGTGGGAACTTAGGAAGAAAAGGAGTTGTTGTAGCGAAAGCGGCTGCCGAGAATCATGATTTTCGTATCGATGTACCAACGGTCGGAATGCAAACGCTGGAGGTGTTACATCAAGTCAAAGCAGGTGTGTTAGCAGTGGAGGCACGGCGAACCTTTGTTATGGATGCCGATGCGCTTGTTCAGCAAGCCGACCAGTGGAAGATCGCAATCGTTGCTGTAGTATAATGAAAATAGCCATCAGCCATCAGGTGTCAGCATTTGGCTGGAAGGATGGATGCCCTAATCTTTCAGTCTTCCAATCTTCCGTTCCGAGAGCCGATTTACTGATAGCCGATAGCCCTTCCAAAGACGCTGGTTATGCCGCCGCGTCTATTGCAGATGTTATCTGATCTGTCGTTGGAAACTGCCCAGTTTCTAACTTCGAGTAGAGCAATGTCCCGTTTAGTGAAACTTCAAACGCGCCACCACTACCAGGAATCAGATCGACTGTCTTAACCGCCGTACCATACTTCTGTCTCAAGGCATCTGCCAAACTGGCTGCCCGTGGTTGGTAGTTTCAAGCGGTGCAGTACTCAATTCTCACTTCCATCGGTATTATCCCTCCTCATTTAAGCTTCGTAGTGAATTCAATTGCTGCTTTTAGAATTTTATCATAAACGGCAGTAAATTGCAAGTTTTTTCGCGGCTTGTGTCAGAATCGCTCAAGCAGACATACTTTTGGCACGAATCTTGCTATACTTAGTGCAGATACTCGTTCCGTCTGCAGGAACGGAATTGTAAAGTACACGCCACCGCCGTATTGGCAGGGCTTACCGATGAGATGTGAAGGTAGCATATAGGTGTTTAAATTATGAACAAGGCTATCCAATTTCTGAACAAATCTATATTTTTATCCATCTGCGTTCACCTGATAGGTGCTGCGATTGCATCGCTGTCTATCGTTGGAGGTCCAGATAAACACGGCGATACTTTTGTTGCCGAGTTTATCTCACTCCCGAAGACGAAACCGGTGCTCACACCCCGTCGACTCAATATGCCGGCATTAACGCAGCCGGATACGATTCGTTCACAGCCGCCACGCATCCAGACAATCGCGAAAATCACGCATGTCTCACAAAACGAACCGCAATTCGTTGTTGATATGCTCTCAGTTTCTGTTGTTCACCAGACAACCTCCACGGAAATTAGTACTGGGAGTGAAAATGTACTCCAGTACCGCTTATCCCCACGTCCAACGGAGCGAGGCTCACAATCGATACACTTCACCCCTAAACGGGTCCCACGTCCGGAATGGTCATCAACATCAATGGCTATTGCGAGTGCACATACCACAGAACTTCCACCAGTTTCGGTAGATTTGAACGAACCGACGCAAAACGCTCAGTTTTTTCACAAAGTAGATCCTATATATCCCGAATCTGCTCGCCTTTCTCACAAACAGGGTCTCGTTGTGCTCGAAGCGACAATAGGTGTAGATGGTGTAGCGAGGAACATCAAAGTTGTTAAAGTGACCGAAATTAGTGGATTAGGGTGTGAAGAAGCGGCAATCACGGCACTCAAAGCGTCCCAATTCGTGCCAGCGAAACGGGGCAACGTAGTTGTCAGTCAACGTCTCCGTATTCCCTATCGTTTCAAGTTTAAAAGTTAGCTGTCCGCACGATGATTCCCGACCTAACATCACTAACCTTGCCCGCGCCTCCCTTTAGTGTCAGAAGAAAAAAACGCTTGCGCTCTCCACCTATTCCCTCTATAATCTTTTCCACTGAACGTAAAGAAGCCAAGATTGATAAAGGGTCGCAATTCATGGATTGCGTCTACCATTTTCAAGGAGATCAAACAATATGGACATCGGACTTAATAACAAAGTGGCTGTGATTACGGGCGGATCTACAGGGATTGGCGCAGCAACAGCAATTGAATATGCTAAAGCGGGAGCGAAAGTTGTCTTTGGCGATATTAACGAGGAAGATGCTCAAGAAACGCTCAATACAATCGTTGAAAACGGAGGTGTTGCGAAGTTCCAGCGCACAGATGTCACCATAGAAACTGAAGTGGCGGATTTGATGAAAACCGCTGATACAGCATTTGGTGGGATTGATGTATTGGTAACTTCAGCAGGTGTCCTGCGCGGTCCGAGCGTCCGTATTGATGATTTTGAAGCCGCGACTTTTGATTCGGTTATTGATGTTAACCTCAAAGGTACTTTTTTTGCTCTTAAACACGCTGTACCGATAATGGGAAGAGAAAGTGGTGGTGTTATCCTATGTATTGCCTCAGGAGCGGGTGTCCGCGGCGGTAGTTCCTCAGTGGCTTACGCCTCCAGCAAGGGTGGCGTGAATGGACTTGTAATGACGGTAGAAAACCAGGTTGGGTCAATGGGTATTCGTATGCACACCATTTGCCCCGGTGGACTAGCAACTCCCTTAAAACTGGGGCAAATTGCAGAATCGGCAAAGCGGGATGGGCAAGATCCAGATGAGGCTGTTGCTAATGCACGCAATTCATTGGGTGATCCAGCGGGCGTTGCACGGGTCCTCACGTTCCTTGCCTCCGATGCGGCTTCATATACGCGCGGACAGATTTTCACCAGATAAATTAAGATGAAAATATGTAATCGAAGTTCAGCCACAAACTTTTTGAATAACGATAGAAGAAAATAGGAAAGATAGCGGAAAAGAGTGCCCAGATACTCAAATTAGCGAGGAAGGGAATAGAGGTAAACGTTTCAACGAGGAAGTAGCCTGGAAAAGCGGTGCAGACCGTCACACCATAGTTGAGGTACATAGCACCGATAAAATAGCCGGACTCTCGTTCAAACTTCAAATCGCATCGTGGACAGCAAGCAAACATCTTGAAATACGTTTGAAACAGGTCCCCCGCGCCACACCGCGGGCATTTCAGTCGAAAACTATATCGGAGAATTTTAGCGAGGTCCCGAAGGGTTAACTGCATTTAATAGGTGTTGTTATCCCAAAAAACTTTGAAGGTACGAAGGAGTATTTTGAAATCGTTCCACAGAGATAGGTTCTCAATGTACGCCAGATCAACAGATATACCCTCTCGGATTGTGCCTTGGCGACGGGGACTGAGCTGCCAAAGCCCGGTCATCCCCGGTCGGACGAGGTGACGCTGATTTTCCCACGCTTCATAATCCTTAGCAAGGAAAGGCATCTCCGGACGAGGACCGACAAGACTCATTTCGCCTTTCAGTACATTGAAGAGTTGGGGTAGTTCGTCCAGGCTTGTTTTACGGAGCCATTTGCCGATCAACGTAATGCGTTCATCGTCCGTCGAATCAGGTTTCTCTGAATAGGACGGCGTATCAACATGGAGGCTCCGAAACTTGTGCATGATAAACAGTTCATTGTTTAATCCAACCCGCTTGTGGGAGAAAAAAACGGAACCGGACGAGGTGAGCTTAATAAGAATAGCAATCAACCCCATCAGCGGGGCAAAAATAATAATAAGGAAAAATGCAGCGATTGCATCAAACAAATGTTTGCCACGCTTTGCGTAGAAAGAGGAGAGTCGTTCCACTAGATTCCCTGTTTTTGGTATTTTGGGCGAAGTTTGCGCGTCAAGGCTTGCCGTTAAACTTTCATCGCGATGCACGCTATTATTCTCTGCGTCTTTTCCTATCTGGTTTATGCTTCTTGATAGGAATGGCATGGTTAATTCCTCTACTTAGACGTAGGCTTGCGAGGCTTTATTAACTCGCCTACCACTGCTTTGACGAAATTTTCAGTGCATTTACACCTAATAAACATTAATTTTACTGGAGCTTCTCAAAAACATCAAGATACTGCTGTGCGATGTTTTCCCAATTGAATCGCTTTCGGATCTGTTCTGTGGCACGCCTTCGGAAATCTTCAACCTGCTCCGGGTGTTGTTCCAACATCTGAATTTTCTCTGTGAGTGATACGACGTTTTTGTCAAAGAGTACACCATAATGTCCGCCTTCCAAGACTTCATCGTTGAAAGGCGTATTGAGTGCGAGGATGCAGTTGGAAAACCCCAACGCCTTCAGAATAGAAGGGTTAATGCCGCCGAACTGATGTCCGTGAATGTAGGCAAAGCAGTGATGGTGAAGTTCCTTAATGTGGTCAGAATCGTCAATATGCCCGAGAAACCTGACGTTTTCGTTGGCAATGCTTTTCAACTTCGATAAAAATTCATTTTCGAGTTTGTTCCCTTTGTAATCAGCCCCACCGGCAATAGCAAGTTGCTTTTGACTGTTTGAAGCAACGAACGCCTCTAAAATGAGATCGGCATTGTTATCAGGTACGAGCCGACTGGCGATGAGATAATAATTCCGAGATTCAAGCCCATACGTTTCCAAGATTTCTGGCTGCTCTGACGGCTCAATGTTCGCACCATAAGCGATATAGGTTGTTTCCGCGCCTAACTCCTCAAGGTAGAGCCGTTTCATTTCAGAAGCATCGGTAATCACAATTGGAAACGCCGCTGTCGCCATCTTCGCTGCCCACTTGAAGTAGACTGCCCCGATTCCTTTCCATTTTGGACGTAGCCATTCCATTCCATCAACATTGATAACAGCGGTTTTACCTGCGATACGAAAAAACCACCCGAACGGACCGTTGCCAGCGTTCCAGGTCAGAATAACATCAGATGTGGTAACTGAAGCGTGTAGGGTTGCGAGAAAGCTGTGACTAAGGGTACTGAACATCTTATGTTCTATACTTGGCAAGTAAACGAGCTTGATGCCCTTCCATTCGGCAGGTCTTTCCTTGAAAAGTGCCTTCCGGCAGTAGACAATCACTTCATGCCCAGCTTCCACCCAGCGGGGGGCTAATTCGCCCATGATCGTTTCTAACCCACTATAGGTAGCGGGGAGCCCGCGTATGCCCAATACCCGAATTCTCATCCTTTTTTTACCTCATCCCAATCCACATTACAAATCAAATTGTGCGATTAAAGCGCAATTTGTCTATGCTCTACATTGGGTTCTACATATATATTATACTCACTTTAGGCACGAAAGTCCAATTTCTTTTTGCAACAGAAACGCTCAAGTAACGTTTCATAACCTTTGATGATTCAAGTGGGCTAAATCTTCATTTTTGATAGTTTTTTTACCATCGGTAAAGAAATTTGGCTTCAATTTCGTTCGCATTTTCGTGCACATCCTTACGATTTGCGACGTTCCGCTGCCATACACGCGCCCACTCCGCATAGATTGAATAACTCCCTACACCACTCCCAATAACAACCCAGTTAGCCGAGACCGACAGACGATGCTCACTCTGCGTAATCCCAGATAAAGGTGTCCATACATCATCTTTAGGGGCATCAGCCGGATGTTCTTTATCAATATCACCGGACCCGTGTCGTTCTAATTCGTAACCAAAAACCGTTTCAAGTTTATCTGTCCATCGACGACGCATCTCCAACCATAGATTATCAGCATCAGAACCGATCTGATGTCCAATAGGCGTGGTAAAGTGTTTGTAGACGTTCACCGGGTTTACGTGTGTATATGCATATTGGTTGATAAAGGCGTACTCAGCGTGGAAATCGGTGTCTGGAATACCAAAAGGATCTGTCAGATATATACCGCCAAGGATACCGAACTTTGTATCCCAATGCTTAAAATTCGCGGCAGGATTGCCATCATCAACCATTAGTTCGCCATAAATCTCAAAATTATCTACTGGGCGAAGTCGGACATCCACACTCATAAGAACATTGTCGCCACTACCTGGAACTCGCCCATCTGCCCGTGAAATCGGCTGCTCGTTAATGAGGTAGATATTGACAGGGTTCAGATACCCCGGCTCAAAACGGCTGCCATAAACGACGACTTCAGAAATACCAAATCCAAACTTATCCCAAAAATACCCCTCAGCCCTATGTCCCGAAATATACTTCTGATTGATCTCCTCCGCCATATCCTCCAATATACCGGTGAATGCCGTGAAGGTAATGGGTGAATATGTGGCTTGCAGCTTAATCATATCCATAGCGAGCGGGTTTTTGGAAACTAACAAACTGTCATGATAACCAGGTCCCCACTGAAGTGTATCTTGTCCAAGCTGCAGCTCAAACCACGGTAAGTTAAATTTTAGATAACCGTTAATGGCAGTTCGATTTTTGAGGTCACCCTCCAATTGTCTAATTTTGGTCTCATCAGGAAAGAAATCTTCAAAAAATTCACCGTATACGAATCTATGTGCTATATCGGTCGTAAACGCGAACTTTTCCCCCACCTGTCCATAGAGATGTGGATAGATGGTGGTAACAAACATGTTTCCCTCAACAGGTGGCTCCTCCGAAACATTATCGACGAGACGACTGATGAAGCGTTGTGAACCTCTCATATCAAAAAAGAAGCGGTAGTCTTCGCCAGCATGCACCCCGGTATGTGCCATCAGATGTCGTCTGGTAGGTGTCCTTTCCGGTGCAGCTTCATTTACCGTTTCTGTAGCACGTTTGGACGACGCACGATCATCTCGAAAAAAAGTGAGCAAGTCATTCAATCGTTTCTGGTCAATGGCACTTAATGTAATTTCGCCACTCTCCTGTTTCTGTTTCACTTGTAGTAGATAGGAGATGACCTGTTTGTAAGTAAGCGGTAAAGATCCGCGCGGTATGCCCAGCAACACTTTCTTATTAAGTAAACGATGAATAAAACGATAGGTTTCACGATTAAAGTCAGACAAATCAGGGTTGAGCGGAACATTGATGAGCGAGGCAGCCTCTACCACTGGAGAAACTAAGACTAACATTGTAAGGTAAACAATTAGTAAATTACGTAAAATTATCATATTCTTCGGGCCATCTTATTTGAGAATCACCATTTGGCGTGTAGCTTTAATTTTACCTGCATGGAGTGTATAAAAGTAGACACCGCTTGCGACACGTTCACCAACAGAATCACGTCCATCCCAATACGCAGCACGCGATCGAGTTCGATAGGTACCAGCGGTTTGAAAGCCGAGCGATAACTGCCGAACAGATTCACC is a window of Candidatus Poribacteria bacterium DNA encoding:
- the mltG gene encoding endolytic transglycosylase MltG, coding for MGSIKKTRNIKKIVILTLCSLGALCLTVLLIGMFLVLPPTSSEEVVNFDVPTGSSSQAIAKRLIEEKLIRSEHAFRLVVRYRGTGRHLKAGTYVLRRNMALWDILNAFEKGQVTLISWTVPEGLTVSAIAELWKTAGLGTTQAFQDAAELPRLLERYGLADKTVEGYLFPNTYKFAKGTSAEKVVEMMLNEFKQRWTDAFDEDARNLGRTRHEIVTLASIIEKEAQSESERPRISSVFHNRLRRKWRLQADPTVLYALGNPERLLTKGDLRVDSPYNTYMHKGLPPGPIANPGIDSIIAALRPEKTDYLYFVAIGEGKHHFSKTLSEHNRMIRKIRRASE
- the lpxC gene encoding UDP-3-O-acyl-N-acetylglucosamine deacetylase — protein: MAKADSQQTIQNEITMTGKGLMLGEPVTLTLKPAPADSGIVFRRVDMEGMPEVEVCPENWADILPRCTSLRSGDTTVSSVEHLLSALGGLGIDNVTVELDAPEPPGLDGSALPYVENIQATGLVSQDAPRNFIEITEPFALSEGDRQLVLLPADALEVTFVYAHPQTTPQVATFKITPESYAHDIAPARSFCFENEIEALQALGIGKGASYDNVLVINEAGEPSTPLRFEDEFVRHKILDLIGDLYLAGHLPKAHVMATRTGHTFHAEFVRALAEAGHLEQPLVQEPIEVMDIYDVLPHRHPMCMVDRVIEHESKKRAVGIKNVTYNEPIFEGHFPTQPVMPGVLQIEALAQLAAWLVLRDIGKEGELGYFRSINKATFRRAVIPGDQLRLEIEVAQLRSRLARIEGRVYVGDELATEAELSIVLASV
- the lpxA gene encoding acyl-ACP--UDP-N-acetylglucosamine O-acyltransferase, whose amino-acid sequence is MLETNIHPTAIISPKATLEEGVKVGAYSLVGEDVHIGRGTVIGPHVQIEKWTIIGEECKIYFGATIGNESKDLKYGGWRSYVKIGNRNILREYVSISRSTFEDGSTIVGDNNLLMNWVNLAHDTIVGNRTIMANFVSLAGHVTIEDDVRLGAHAALHQYVRVGKMAMAGGFSKIVQDIPPFALSAGQPARVRSLNRIGIRTSRINPLSQLTDETLAALKKAFRILFRSGLPLKHAVARVKEELEATPEVEYLLEFIETSKRGIGFSQPNRTLSG
- the lpxI gene encoding UDP-2,3-diacylglucosamine diphosphatase LpxI (LpxI, functionally equivalent to LpxH, replaces it in LPS biosynthesis in a minority of bacteria.), producing the protein MEKLGIIAGAGELPVLLAYAAVAHERHPVIIQITKSDPQRFAEIACELHTYGVGQIQKITRTLLNSGVKEVVIIGKVEKNILLRPFQIDTTTIKILVQNRREKPTAIVNAALNHLESAGLTILRQDQYLHHLLPQPSVLTTRQPTAHQWADIELGISTARQIANMDIGQTVVVQNQIVLAMEAIEGTDATIQRGGNLGRKGVVVAKAAAENHDFRIDVPTVGMQTLEVLHQVKAGVLAVEARRTFVMDADALVQQADQWKIAIVAVV
- the ruvX gene encoding Holliday junction resolvase RuvX, which produces MAILLGLDVGDTRIGVALSDELGVAAHPLCTLTRKNRKVDLIAISDLVSIHKVECVVIGLPISLDGSIGAQAEKVQKFAKRLEHVIDIPIEFQDERFTTAEAEEILHELNKDAKAQKELIDEVSAVVILDDYLNRGQEINSTAPTEDS
- a CDS encoding AarF/ABC1/UbiB kinase family protein, giving the protein MRLLNLNRKLKSAKRLPEIVSVFARHGFGHILSQIFERGRTRRFSLRSAFTRRARGGSHPQKSRWWRFRRAKKDSDENSSGTLLSVPERLRLAFEELGPTFVKLGQVLSTRVDILSELVGQEEALAWSTEFQKLQRHAQPFDFSEVRTTIEQEFKAPLEKVFSTYEQQPFAAASIAQVHAATLETGESVVVKVQRPRVATIIQTDLNLLMELAERLENRDPEMHLFKPTELVREFSRSIRKEIDFTIEATNTDAFYQRFATSSKVKIPRVHWDFTNRRVLTLERIDGVPINAIAELDEMGFDRTELAETLVEMFYTQVLSDGFFHADPHPGNVFVLEDGRIGLVDFGMVGRISDDMLRYICNWLSAVLTKDVDAVVRSYIRMGILGDETDIAALKLEMNDFLERYFNMPPSRLRLGEVIHEVFNASLRHQIHVPPAFLMLGKTVATVESVVMKLNPDFNILEFSEPYISQLLVQNFGSKRWERQLADSVEDFTELARDMPLHLHRILQKLQRGSLKFELEHLSLEAVIKAFDRVINRVAFSLIIASLIVGSSIILQGVEIWEWKFFLGIMGYLTATFFGFGLVISILRSGRF